AGCAACTTGCCTGGATGACATCTCTTTTGTCTTGTTACAGAAATCCACGTCCTGGAATAATGATGGAAAACAATCATACCCCAGTGACCAGTTTCATCCTCTTGGGGTTCACAGAAGATCCATACACACAAACCATCCTCTTCATTGTGTTTCTTGTGATCTACCTGGTAAACGTGGTGGGAAACTTGGGCATGATCTTAATGATCACAACTGACTCCCAGCTTCATACCCCCATGTACAAATTCCTCAGGCATCTCTCATTCTGTGATCTCTGCTACTCTACCACTACTGTGCCCAAGTTGTTGGCAGGATTTGTGTCTCAGAGACAAACCATCCCGTTTTCAGGCTGTGCTGCCCAATTCTTTTTCTTTGCTGTCTTTGTAACTGCTTCAATCTACATCTTGGCTGCCATGGCTTATGACCGTTATGTAGTGATCTGCAACCCATTGCTTTACTCCATGAAGATGTCCAACAGAGTCTGTGCTCAGCTAATAGCTGCATGCTATTCTGCCAGCTGTGTAAATGCCATCATACACACAGGAGCCACGTTTAGTCTCTCATTCTGTAGTTCCAAAGTCAATCATTTCTTCTGTGATATGCCTGCAGTCTTAGCACTCTCCTGCTTTGATACTCACATAAATGAGATTTTACTATATGTATTTGGCAGCTTTGTGGAGATTATTTCTCTTTCCATTATCTTCACTTCCTACCTTCTCATTATGATTGCCATACTGAGGATCCGCTCTGCTCAAGGCAGACGCAAGGCCTTCCTCACTTGTGCTTCACACTTCACTGGAGTCACTTTGCTTTTTGGAACCATcatcttcatgtacatg
This genomic window from Alligator mississippiensis isolate rAllMis1 chromosome 2, rAllMis1, whole genome shotgun sequence contains:
- the LOC102571166 gene encoding olfactory receptor 5AR1-like, yielding MMENNHTPVTSFILLGFTEDPYTQTILFIVFLVIYLVNVVGNLGMILMITTDSQLHTPMYKFLRHLSFCDLCYSTTTVPKLLAGFVSQRQTIPFSGCAAQFFFFAVFVTASIYILAAMAYDRYVVICNPLLYSMKMSNRVCAQLIAACYSASCVNAIIHTGATFSLSFCSSKVNHFFCDMPAVLALSCFDTHINEILLYVFGSFVEIISLSIIFTSYLLIMIAILRIRSAQGRRKAFLTCASHFTGVTLLFGTIIFMYMRPTSTYSFDQDKWASVFYTIVIPMLNPLIYSLRNKNVKDAFRKIFSGKLYSA